From the genome of Gemmatimonas phototrophica, one region includes:
- a CDS encoding ABC transporter substrate-binding protein — protein MRAILLPVFGSVLVACSGDRAASSASPAGASVAAPSVTDDFGAPLPTDAQFAERVVSLNPAATEAIFAIGAEARLVGRSRWDKYPAQVERIPALGDGIRPAVEAILAARPTLVILYATAENRAAADALTRAGIRTIALRVDRIAQFHAQLRALGVALGATARAAAVSDSVQRTLNRVRTLTARVTDRPTVVWPVWNTPPMVIGGGSYMDELLEIAGARNVFHELAQPSPSVSMEEVMARNPAYVIVSATQATELGRNDSWRALAAVREQRFITHDPVVTGRPSVVLGMAAVQLARALHPALADSLRDR, from the coding sequence GTGCGTGCGATCCTGCTGCCGGTATTCGGCAGCGTGCTGGTCGCGTGCTCCGGCGATCGTGCCGCGTCGTCCGCCTCACCGGCGGGCGCGTCTGTGGCTGCGCCATCCGTTACCGATGACTTTGGCGCACCACTCCCCACCGATGCGCAGTTCGCCGAGCGCGTCGTATCGCTCAATCCCGCGGCCACCGAGGCAATCTTTGCCATTGGAGCCGAGGCGCGGCTCGTGGGACGTTCCCGATGGGATAAGTATCCGGCTCAGGTGGAGCGCATCCCCGCGCTCGGTGATGGGATTCGCCCGGCGGTCGAAGCAATTCTCGCCGCCCGCCCTACGCTGGTCATTCTGTATGCCACCGCCGAGAACCGCGCGGCGGCTGACGCGCTGACCCGCGCTGGCATACGAACGATCGCCCTGCGCGTCGACCGCATCGCGCAGTTCCACGCACAGTTGCGTGCGTTGGGGGTGGCGCTGGGCGCAACGGCACGCGCGGCTGCCGTCAGCGATTCGGTGCAGCGCACCCTAAATCGAGTGCGAACACTCACAGCACGCGTGACCGATCGCCCCACCGTCGTGTGGCCCGTCTGGAATACCCCGCCCATGGTCATTGGCGGGGGCAGCTACATGGATGAACTGCTGGAGATCGCCGGGGCTCGCAATGTGTTCCATGAGCTCGCGCAGCCTTCACCATCCGTGAGCATGGAAGAGGTCATGGCCCGCAATCCGGCCTACGTGATTGTGAGCGCCACACAGGCCACTGAGCTGGGGCGCAACGACAGCTGGCGGGCGCTGGCCGCCGTGCGCGAACAGCGGTTCATCACGCACGACCCGGTGGTTACCGGGCGTCCGTCCGTGGTCCTTGGGATGGCCGCCGTTCAACTCGCCCGGGCATTGCACCCGGCACTCGCGGATTCCTTGCGTGATCGCTGA
- a CDS encoding FecCD family ABC transporter permease, producing MIAESGDTSHSENRTAWPWVLGGVLLVLVAMLGIALGAIALPVGQVLDALRGVGESSTVSIVRDLRLPRVLLAAIVGAGLAMSGGALQGTLRNPLAEPYLLGVSGGAAVGAVMAMAFGVVAPVLITACAFAGAAVATLVVTALARTVGGSGDTRLLLMAGVVVGAFANAAILVALADAPPERLRGALWWMMGSAADASWGAVLRSGAAVLLLGGILVWRARELDVLALGAEPAAALGVDVDRASQRTFLVASWLAAATVAAAGLVGFVGLVVPNLARALGARQHRPMMLLSAVYGAVLLVAADLLARTLRAPAELPLGAVTALVGVPFFLSRLRKVAA from the coding sequence GTGATCGCTGAATCGGGGGATACCTCCCACAGCGAAAACCGTACCGCCTGGCCATGGGTGCTAGGGGGCGTGCTGTTGGTGCTCGTCGCGATGCTCGGCATCGCGCTCGGCGCCATCGCCTTGCCCGTCGGACAGGTGCTGGATGCCCTCCGGGGCGTTGGGGAGTCATCCACTGTTTCCATCGTGCGCGATTTGCGTCTCCCGCGCGTACTGCTCGCCGCCATCGTGGGGGCGGGGCTCGCCATGAGCGGCGGCGCCTTGCAGGGCACGCTCCGCAATCCCTTGGCCGAACCGTATTTGCTGGGGGTGTCTGGCGGCGCCGCCGTGGGCGCCGTGATGGCCATGGCCTTTGGTGTGGTGGCGCCTGTGCTCATTACGGCCTGCGCCTTCGCGGGCGCTGCTGTAGCCACGCTGGTGGTTACGGCATTGGCACGCACGGTAGGCGGCAGTGGCGACACGCGATTGTTGCTCATGGCCGGGGTGGTCGTGGGGGCCTTTGCCAATGCGGCCATTCTCGTGGCGCTTGCCGACGCACCACCGGAACGACTCCGCGGTGCGCTCTGGTGGATGATGGGCAGTGCCGCCGATGCATCGTGGGGCGCCGTCCTGCGCAGCGGTGCGGCGGTTCTGCTGCTGGGCGGCATTCTGGTGTGGCGCGCGCGCGAACTCGATGTGTTGGCGCTGGGCGCAGAGCCCGCCGCAGCGCTCGGCGTAGACGTGGATCGCGCCTCGCAGCGCACATTTCTGGTGGCCAGTTGGCTGGCCGCCGCCACGGTGGCCGCTGCCGGACTGGTTGGTTTTGTCGGGCTGGTGGTACCCAACCTGGCCCGCGCACTTGGGGCACGACAACACCGCCCCATGATGCTGCTGTCGGCGGTCTACGGCGCCGTGCTGCTGGTGGCGGCCGATCTGCTGGCGCGTACGCTGCGCGCACCGGCCGAGTTGCCGCTCGGGGCCGTGACGGCGCTGGTGGGTGTGCCGTTCTTTCTGTCGCGTCTGCGCAAGGTGGCCGCATGA
- a CDS encoding ABC transporter ATP-binding protein gives MTGGVSPLSGSPSHAGAPSLAFHAVTVRYPQREVAALSNVTLHAQPGCVTAVVGPNGSGKSSLVRALLRRVPLAGGHIELDGVNIAQSTARDLAQQVAIVPQREEPVMPLSVREFVLLGRHPRRSAFGGPSADDRAHVLSALDRAGILDAVDRRTDSLSGGEWQRVRIARALAQDTRVLVLDEPTTFLDIAHEMAVFELVDTLAREGRTVLLVSHQLNLVARFAEHIVLLDKGQVAAAGTVDDVMRGDVLEAVYDWPLVVTRDPAIGVPALLPLRGRGRSR, from the coding sequence ATGACGGGCGGCGTCTCACCCCTGTCTGGTTCGCCCAGTCATGCCGGTGCCCCATCGCTCGCGTTCCACGCCGTCACGGTGCGCTATCCGCAGCGTGAGGTTGCCGCGCTGTCCAATGTGACGCTCCACGCGCAGCCTGGATGTGTCACGGCCGTCGTGGGCCCCAACGGCAGCGGCAAGAGCAGTCTGGTACGCGCGTTGCTGCGCCGCGTACCGCTGGCTGGCGGTCATATCGAACTGGACGGCGTCAACATCGCGCAGAGCACCGCGCGCGACCTCGCGCAACAGGTGGCCATCGTGCCGCAGCGCGAAGAACCGGTGATGCCCCTGTCGGTGCGCGAGTTCGTATTGCTGGGGCGTCACCCGCGCCGCAGCGCCTTTGGTGGACCCTCGGCCGACGATCGGGCGCACGTCCTCTCCGCGCTCGATCGCGCAGGCATTCTCGACGCCGTGGATCGTCGCACGGACTCGTTGTCGGGGGGCGAGTGGCAACGGGTGCGCATCGCGCGAGCGCTGGCACAGGACACACGCGTATTGGTACTCGATGAGCCCACCACGTTTCTCGATATCGCGCACGAGATGGCGGTCTTTGAACTGGTAGACACGCTCGCCCGTGAAGGGCGTACCGTGTTGCTGGTCAGTCATCAGCTCAATCTTGTCGCGCGCTTCGCTGAGCACATCGTGCTGCTCGACAAGGGACAGGTGGCCGCGGCGGGCACGGTGGATGACGTGATGCGGGGCGATGTCCTGGAAGCCGTGTACGATTGGCCACTGGTTGTCACACGCGATCCGGCCATTGGCGTGCCGGCCCTGTTGCCCCTGCGCGGCCGGGGGCGGTCTCGGTGA
- the ptsP gene encoding phosphoenolpyruvate--protein phosphotransferase — MLSVLRGIPASPGIVVGPVHLLRWEVPEVRHRLVDDSSIEQEIERFHAAVERARERLRLLRARTEAQAGPEEAAIFDVQLSILDDGELTNSTIALIRQNLGAEKAFDIVLLEWRQHFARSSAPMLREKVGDLTDVHIRVLSILLDLPDHDPVDVPRGSNTILVTHDLTPSLTMQLDRECIAAIATEAGTATAHVAILARSLGLPAVVGLRNALTALHGGEIVILDGAEGTMVISPSDHEVDEARQRVAEEEGRADVIRELALSEPVTRDGVRVVIRANVDIPEESDYGASSGAEGVGLMRTEFLVVGRASMPDEEEQYRAYTRVVKAFAGQTVIIRTYDVGGDKLPVGGFPHEANPFLGWRAIRMCLDESELFKVQLRALLRAAVHGDLRIMLPLVVTVDEVRETRQLISECIDELAARRVPFRDDVPLGVMIETPAAAVACDTLVRDVDFFSIGSNDLVQYMLAVDRGNANLAPRFTPFHPAVLRLMAQVQATGAAHGIDVCVCGEMASQPLAVFALLGLGLRQLSVAPRAVADVKRIIRGVRAEVAADAAQAAMACSTAREAEVLLRRRLRAELQL; from the coding sequence ACTCGTGGATGACAGCAGCATTGAACAGGAAATCGAACGATTCCATGCCGCGGTGGAACGCGCGCGCGAGCGGCTGCGACTGCTGCGTGCCCGCACGGAGGCGCAGGCCGGACCGGAAGAAGCGGCCATCTTCGATGTGCAGCTGTCTATTCTCGATGATGGCGAGCTGACGAACAGCACCATTGCGCTGATCCGGCAGAATCTGGGGGCGGAAAAGGCGTTCGACATCGTGCTGTTGGAGTGGCGCCAGCACTTTGCGCGCTCCAGCGCTCCCATGCTGCGCGAAAAGGTGGGCGACCTCACCGACGTGCACATCCGCGTGCTCTCCATTCTGCTGGATCTGCCCGATCACGATCCGGTGGATGTGCCGCGGGGCAGCAACACCATTCTGGTGACGCACGATCTCACGCCGTCGCTCACCATGCAGCTCGATCGCGAGTGCATTGCCGCCATTGCCACGGAAGCGGGAACTGCCACCGCTCATGTGGCCATCCTCGCCCGTTCGCTTGGACTGCCGGCGGTGGTGGGTCTGCGTAACGCCCTCACCGCGCTGCACGGCGGGGAAATCGTCATTCTCGACGGTGCCGAAGGCACCATGGTGATCTCGCCGTCCGATCACGAAGTGGATGAAGCCCGGCAACGGGTGGCCGAAGAGGAAGGGCGCGCCGACGTCATTCGCGAATTGGCGCTGAGCGAACCCGTCACGCGCGATGGGGTCCGCGTGGTAATCCGCGCCAATGTCGATATTCCCGAAGAGTCCGACTACGGCGCCAGCAGTGGTGCCGAAGGGGTCGGCCTCATGCGCACCGAATTCCTCGTGGTGGGGCGTGCCAGCATGCCCGACGAGGAGGAACAGTATCGTGCCTATACGCGCGTGGTGAAGGCCTTCGCCGGTCAGACGGTCATCATCCGCACGTATGATGTCGGAGGGGACAAGCTTCCCGTGGGAGGCTTCCCGCACGAAGCCAATCCCTTCCTGGGGTGGCGGGCCATTCGCATGTGCCTCGACGAGAGCGAACTGTTCAAGGTGCAGCTGCGGGCCTTGTTGCGGGCTGCGGTACACGGCGATCTGCGCATCATGTTGCCGCTGGTCGTTACGGTGGACGAAGTGCGCGAAACGCGTCAGCTGATCAGCGAATGCATTGATGAACTGGCGGCGCGACGCGTCCCCTTCCGTGATGACGTCCCGCTGGGAGTCATGATTGAAACTCCCGCCGCCGCGGTGGCCTGCGATACGCTGGTCCGCGACGTGGATTTCTTCAGCATCGGTTCCAACGATCTGGTGCAGTACATGCTGGCCGTCGATCGTGGCAACGCCAATCTCGCGCCCCGCTTCACGCCGTTCCATCCTGCCGTACTGCGTCTCATGGCACAGGTGCAGGCCACCGGCGCCGCACATGGCATCGATGTCTGCGTCTGCGGCGAAATGGCGTCGCAGCCGCTCGCCGTCTTCGCCTTGCTCGGCTTGGGGCTGCGCCAGTTGAGCGTGGCGCCGCGGGCCGTCGCTGACGTGAAACGCATCATTCGTGGGGTACGGGCCGAGGTGGCCGCCGACGCCGCCCAAGCCGCCATGGCCTGTAGCACGGCCCGCGAGGCCGAGGTCCTGCTGCGACGGCGCCTTCGGGCCGAGTTGCAGCTCTAG
- the metK gene encoding methionine adenosyltransferase has product MADRHLFTSESVTEGHPDKIADQISDAVLDAILTVDPAARVACETLVTTGLAVIAGEITTTAYVHLPEIVRQTIDGIGYNNAEFGFDAKTCAVMSTIDRQSPDIAQGVDTGGAGDQGMMFGYATDETPELMPLPIQLAHALTHQLSVLRKDGTYPWLRPDGKAQVSVVYEGDRPVAVDTVVISTQHDEKVSNTKLRRAILDDVIHATIPEEFIARRMKTHINPTGRFVIGGPQGDAGLTGRKIIVDTYGGMGRHGGGAFSGKDPSKVDRSACYAARWVAKNIVAAKLARRCEVQVAYAIGVAEPVSVYVQTFGTGAVPDREIEAAVNAVFDLTPRGISKALDLRKPIYQATAAYGHFGRKSETIGRGKSARTTFTWERTDRVAALKKAL; this is encoded by the coding sequence GTGGCCGATCGTCATCTCTTCACGTCTGAGTCAGTCACCGAAGGACACCCGGACAAGATTGCGGACCAGATCTCTGATGCCGTTCTCGATGCCATCCTGACCGTGGATCCCGCCGCGCGCGTGGCATGCGAGACGCTCGTCACGACCGGCCTCGCTGTCATTGCCGGCGAAATCACGACCACGGCCTACGTGCACTTGCCGGAAATCGTCCGTCAGACCATCGATGGCATTGGCTACAACAATGCGGAATTCGGTTTCGACGCCAAGACGTGTGCCGTGATGAGCACCATCGATCGGCAGTCGCCGGACATCGCGCAGGGTGTGGATACGGGCGGCGCCGGTGATCAGGGAATGATGTTCGGCTATGCCACCGACGAAACGCCGGAGCTCATGCCGTTGCCCATCCAGCTGGCGCATGCGCTCACGCATCAGCTCTCGGTGCTCCGCAAGGACGGCACCTATCCCTGGCTGCGCCCCGACGGCAAGGCACAGGTCTCCGTGGTCTACGAGGGCGACCGTCCAGTGGCTGTGGATACCGTTGTCATTTCCACCCAGCACGACGAAAAGGTGTCCAACACCAAACTCCGTCGCGCCATCCTCGACGACGTCATCCACGCGACCATCCCCGAAGAGTTCATCGCGCGCCGCATGAAGACGCACATCAACCCCACCGGCCGGTTTGTCATTGGCGGCCCACAGGGTGATGCCGGCCTCACGGGGCGCAAGATCATTGTGGACACGTACGGTGGCATGGGGCGTCATGGCGGCGGTGCCTTCAGCGGCAAGGACCCGTCCAAGGTGGATCGCTCGGCCTGCTATGCGGCACGCTGGGTGGCCAAGAACATCGTGGCCGCCAAACTTGCGCGCCGGTGTGAAGTGCAGGTGGCCTACGCCATTGGTGTGGCCGAACCTGTGTCGGTGTACGTGCAGACGTTTGGCACGGGCGCGGTGCCTGATCGTGAAATCGAAGCGGCGGTCAATGCCGTCTTCGACCTGACGCCTCGTGGCATCAGCAAGGCGCTCGACCTGCGCAAGCCCATTTATCAAGCCACGGCCGCCTATGGGCACTTCGGGCGGAAATCCGAAACCATTGGCCGTGGCAAGTCGGCGCGTACCACGTTTACGTGGGAACGCACCGATCGCGTCGCCGCGCTCAAGAAAGCGCTGTAA
- a CDS encoding bifunctional nuclease family protein: MMQEVTVARLGLDSATNSYVVILREKVGTRVLPIWIGKPEAESILMQMNQLKRERPLTHDLCKALITGLGGTLRRVSITRVEKSTYFAEMQLEGANGLIEVDARPSDSIAIALRLDAPIYAPDALLSVMEVDGDDTSPTPQETGEDVHGLSAEQLQAYLENLRPEDFGKFIP, from the coding sequence ATGATGCAGGAAGTCACCGTGGCCCGCCTCGGCCTCGATAGCGCGACGAATTCGTACGTCGTTATCCTGCGCGAAAAGGTGGGCACCCGTGTGCTGCCGATATGGATCGGCAAGCCGGAGGCCGAATCCATTCTCATGCAGATGAATCAACTCAAGCGCGAGCGCCCGCTCACGCACGATCTCTGCAAAGCGCTCATCACCGGACTCGGCGGAACGCTGCGTCGGGTCAGCATTACGCGCGTGGAGAAGAGCACGTACTTCGCGGAGATGCAGCTCGAGGGCGCCAACGGCCTCATTGAGGTCGATGCCCGTCCTTCGGACAGTATCGCCATCGCGCTTCGGCTCGATGCCCCGATCTACGCGCCAGATGCTCTGCTCTCGGTCATGGAGGTGGATGGCGACGACACGTCGCCCACGCCTCAAGAGACTGGGGAGGACGTGCACGGCCTGTCCGCCGAGCAATTGCAGGCTTACCTCGAGAATCTCCGGCCGGAAGACTTCGGCAAGTTCATCCCCTGA